Proteins encoded within one genomic window of Komagataella phaffii GS115 chromosome 3, complete sequence:
- a CDS encoding Protein with a potential role in actin cytoskeletal organization gives MSEERTNYSSTILVSKPPKEAIECLVLRHTQVTNINKDLAQWLSDYHKIKKQFANSLNSLLARGNGLFEKRNDVYHNDLVNAMGLLHPLWMSVYSEVGMEYKAAEGGCRRLLSEIVKPIRTFNQDFDSSLDSLNTLEDLASNIDELNSSKKLKESEKERLNELNDEWSSKAPYLFEIFESYDYNRLIMLKDAFTNFETNVQDNIQLYQKQNEQGLQLTLNFNPDDEISRFSTDACSKEILLSSKKRKDSKTAVDHTDVESQGTHKTSRSSKLLGKLGSHNQDHHSISSGREATSAPQTAPVPSAEPLGFNGKFTSKSAKEPSSKNHKLRSKVGSIFGRKKKSKNPNPDMGTIAESTSSSFVSNNRSESSVNVGRRTATREQTHLSREVTLNDKGAGEQSFEAKQERPSSIQNSLENNVAAPKSEIKQLGIQPQIPKTAQDNYVSSVETSSPEQQQQQKENAAQLSYGVAQPPAPPTSRHTYTSESALNPPRSSHGAVPPPPVPRNNQRVQSHLFHDLPQARQPSFASTVATNNEDVSSVRIGGAGIAVQNTGSSSIKPNLTGTSAGSPFQHPSLRAPGLNASIAEVINASFKDGVKTRSSIVGEVAFSYITDPANNTLPSNINFTLQNSKKQADKYLLNNDILRQHAENSFTLTDVQQIQFQTLGAVKYLLNDVAAPIVVIPTWKFEEHQASVIISVRLSPELLATLPEDFKGLTLSNFSLSVSIKGAQATSAATKPQGSFNKEKNRIAWTFPNPITLTATNEERLIARFMTSGLAQEADTGCLVKFVINDDFGTRLVDSGFTLQYQEVTNDPFSSSDNVSSGEWKPVHELKTLVAGTYSGSA, from the exons ATGTCGGAAGAAAGAACCAATTACTCTTCTACTATTTTAGTGAGCAAGCCCCCAAAAGAGGCCATCGAATGTTTGGTTTTGAGACATACCCAAGTCACGAATATCAATAAAGATTTGGCTCAATGGCTATCTGATTACCATAAAATTAAAAAACAATTTGCTAATTCCCTGAACAGTTTGTTAGCTCGTGGAAATGGATTGTTTGAAAAGCGGAACGATGTTTATCACAATGACCTGGTCAATGCTATGGGTTTGCTTCACCCGTTGTGGATGTCAGTTTATAGTGAGGTCGGCATGGAGTATAAGGCTGCTGAGGGCGGTTGCAGGCGCTTGCTATCTGAGATTGTTAAGCCAATTCGTACTTTTAATCAAGACTTTGACTCAAGTTTGGACAGTTTGAACACTTTAGAGGACTTGGCTTCAAATATCGATGAATTGAACTCCTCCaaaaaactcaaagaaAGCGAGAAAGAGAGACTGAACGAGTTGAACGATGAATGGTCTTCCAAAGCACCATATTTGTTTGAGATTTTTGAGAGCTATGACTACAACAGATTGATAATGCTGAAGGATGCCTTCAccaactttgaaaccaaTGTTCAGGACAATATCCAACTTtaccaaaaacaaaatgaaCAGGGTCTTCAACTGACTTTGAACTTCAATCcagatgatgaaatatCTCGTTTCAGCACTGATGCTTGTTCCAAAGAGATTCTCTTGTCTTCcaagaagagaaaggaCTCGAAGACTGCTGTTGACCACACTGATGTTGAGTCTCAAGGAACCCACAAGACTTCACGTTCCTCAAAGCTACTAGGAAAGCTTGGTTCTCATAACCAAGATCACCACTCCATCTCTTCAGGTCGTGAAGCTACTTCTGCTCCGCAAACTGCCCCAGTGCCATCTGCAGAACCTCTTGGTTTTAATGGCAAATTTACTTCCAAAAGTGCAAAGGAACCATCGTCCAAAAACCACAAATTGCGGTCTAAAGTGGGATCTATATTCGgcaggaagaaaaaatctaAGAACCCAAACCCTGATATGGGAACCATTGCCGAAAgcacttcttcttcgttcGTTTCAAACAATAGGTCAGAATCTTCGGTAAACGTAGGAAGACGAACTGCAACCAGGGAACAAACTCATCTTTCTCGTGAAGTCACGCTGAATGATAAAGGTGCCGGTGAGCAATCCTTTGAAGCTAAGCAAGAAAGGCCTTCCAGtattcaaaattctttggagaataaTGTTGCTGCTCCGAAATCCGAAATTAAGCAGCTGGGCATTCAACCACAGATACCAAAGACTGCTCAAGATAATTATGTGTCTTCTGTGGAGACTTCTTCGCCTG agcaacaacaacaacagaaagaaaatgccGCTCAGCTGTCGTATGGAGTTGCTCAACCACCAGCTCCTCCAACATCGAGGCACACTTATACCAGCGAATCTGCGTTGAATCCTCCTCGTTCAAGTCATGGTGCTGTTCCACCACCTCCTGTGCCTAGAAATAACCAAAGAGTGCAATCCCATCTGTTCCATGACCTTCCACAGGCTAGACAACCAAGTTTTGCGTCTACCGTGGCAACAAACAACGAAGATGTTAGCAGTGTACGTATTGGTGGCGCTGGAATTGCTGTACAAAACACAGGTTCTTCCAGTATTAAACCTAACTTGACAGGTACTTCTGCAGGTTCTCCTTTCCAACATCCTTCGCTAAGGGCACCTGGATTGAATGCAAGTATTGCTGAAGTAATCAACGcttcattcaaagatggTGTTAAGACTCGTTCCAGTATAGTTGGTGAAGTTGCGTTCTCATATATAACGGATCCTGCAAATAATACCTTGCCTTCGAATATCAACTTTACGTTACAAAATAGCAAAAAGCAGGCTGACAAATACTTACTAAACAATGACATTCTGAGACAACATGCAGAGAACTCGTTTACACTAACCGATGTGCAACAGATTCAATTCCAGACTTTAGGTGCTGTGAAGTATCTGCTGAATGACGTTGCTGCTCCAATTGTTGTTATTCCTACGTGGAAGTTTGAGGAACATCAGGCAAGTGTCATAATCTCAGTCAGACTCTCCCCAGAATTGTTGGCCACGTTGCCAGAAGACTTCAAAGGGCTCACCCTTAGTAACTTCTCGTTATCCGTTTCAATCAAGGGTGCGCAAGCAACTTCAGCAGCCACTAAACCACAAGGCTCTTTCAATAAGGAAAAGAACAGAATTGCTTGGACTTTCCCCAACCCTATAACGCTGACAGCTACTAACGAAGAGCGACTGATAGCAAGATTTATGACTTCAGGATTGGCTCAAGAGGCAGACACTGGATGTTTGGTGAAGTTTGTGATTaatgatgattttggaacCAGGTTGGTTGATTCAGGATTTACTTTGCAATACCAAGAGGTTACCAATGATCcgttttcttcttccgatAATGTCTCTAGTGGAGAATGGAAACCAGTCCATGAGTTAAAGACCCTTGTTGCGGGGACGTATTCCGGCTCTGCTTAG
- a CDS encoding Phospholipid methyltransferase (methylene-fatty-acyl-phospholipid synthase), protein MADRLVSNFKQLASEVNLQDRDFQIAIASILFNPTFWNIAARTEYKTHLLTKLAFNKPKFGCYLLALTIFSLGLFRDYLYEKALKNQASSVLLADPVFRYLGIASFLFGNVLVLSSMWKLGITGTYLGDYFGILMEDRVTSFPFNIDDNPMYNGSTLCFLGTGLYYGKPAGVFASLVVYLMYQIALKFEEPFTAKIYAKREAEREQKKKKSL, encoded by the exons ATGGCTGATCGACTTGTTTCTAACTTTAAGCAATTGGCATCGGAGGTCAATCTCCAGGACAGGGATTTCCAAA TTGCCATTGCCTCAATTCTCTTCAatccaactttttggaacatTGCCGCCAGAACCGAGTACAAGACTCACCTTCTGACCAAATTGGCCTTCAATAAACCCAAATTCGGCTGCTATTTACTCGCATTAACCATTTTCTCCCTGGGTCTATTCAGAGATTATCTGTATGAAAAGGCACTGAAAAACCAAGCCAGTTCCGTGTTATTGGCTGATCCAGTGTTCAGATACCTAGGAATTGCATCCTTCttgtttggaaatgttcTCGTTTTATCCTCAATGTGGAAGCTGGGGATTACTGGTACTTATCTGGGAGACTACTTCGGTATATTGATGGAGGACAGAGTGACCTCGTTCCCATTCAACATTGACGACAACCCGATGTACAATGGATCCACTCTTTGTTTCCTTGGAACTGGGTTATATTACGGGAAGCCTGCTGGAGTTTTTGCCTCTCTGGTAGTTTATCTGATGTACCAGATTGCACTGAAATTTGAGGAGCCATTCACAGCAAAGATTTATGCCAAACGGGAAGCGGAGAGagaacaaaagaagaaaaagagtttgTAG
- a CDS encoding Fructose-1,6-bisphosphatase, key regulatory enzyme in the gluconeogenesis pathway, whose translation MSNNTTQNLAEQKGIQTDLVTLTRFILDEQKKSAPNATGELTLLLNSLQFAFKFIAHTIRRSELVNLIGLAGVTNATGDDQKKLDVIGDEIFINAMKGSGNVKLLVSEEQEDLIVFESSKGNYAVVCDPIDGSSNLDAGVSVGTIFGVYKLLPGSAGSIKDVLRSGTEMVAAGYTMYGASSHLMLTTGNGVNGFTLDTDLGEFILTYPSLKIPHTRAIYSINEGNSHYWTDGVNEYIASLKKPQANGKPYSARYIGSMVADVHRTLLYGGIFGYPADSKSKSGKLRVLYECFPMALLLEQAGGEAVNDKGERILNLEPKQVHERSGIWLGSKGEVERLLPYLTKKIKIQSVNL comes from the coding sequence ATGTCCAATAACACCACCCAAAACTTGGCTGAACAGAAGGGTATTCAGACCGACTTGGTCACTCTGACTCGTTTCATCTTGGACGAGCAGAAGAAATCTGCCCCAAACGCTACCGGTGAGCTGACTTTGCTTCTGAACTCCCTGCAATTTGCCTTCAAATTCATTGCTCACACCATCAGAAGATCCGAATTGGTCAACTTAATTGGATTGGCCGGTGTGACCAACGCCACTGGTGACGATCAGAAAAAGCTGGATGTTATTGGAGATGagatcttcatcaatgcCATGAAGGGATCCGGTAACGTTAAGTTACTTGTTTCCGAAGAGCAAGAAGACCTTATTGTGTTTGAGTCCTCCAAGGGAAACTATGCTGTTGTCTGCGACCCAATTGACGGTTCATCCAACTTGGACGCTGGTGTCTCAGTTGGTACCATTTTTGGTGTATACAAACTGTTGCCAGGCTCAGCTGGTTCTATTAAGGATGTTTTGAGATCAGGAACAGAGATGGTGGCTGCCGGTTACACCATGTACGGTGCATCTTCTCACTTGATGCTTACTACCGGAAATGGAGTCAACGGTTTCACCTTGGACACCGACTTGGGAGAGTTCATTCTCACGTATCCATCCTTAAAAATTCCGCACACCAGGGCTATCTACTCTATCAATGAAGGTAACTCGCACTACTGGACCGATGGAGTCAATGAGTACattgcttctttgaagaaaccCCAAGCAAACGGAAAACCATACAGTGCCCGTTATATCGGATCAATGGTTGCTGATGTCCACAGAACTCTGTTATATGGAGGTATCTTTGGCTATCCAGCAGACTCCAAGTCTAAGTCCGGTAAACTGAGAGTCTTGTACGAGTGTTTCCCAATGGCCCTCCTGTTGGAGCAGGCTGGTGGTGAGGCAGTCAACGATAAGGGTGAGAGAATTCTAAACTTGGAGCCAAAACAAGTGCATGAGAGATCTGGTATCTGGTTGGGTTCCAAGGGAGAAGTAGAGAGATTACTACCCTATCtaacaaaaaaaattaagATCCAATCTGTGAATCTCTAG
- a CDS encoding GDP-mannose pyrophosphorylase (mannose-1-phosphate guanyltransferase), with amino-acid sequence MKALILVGGYGTRLRPLTLSVPKPLVEFANKPMIFHQVKALAEAGVTDIVLAVNYKPEVMVGALREYEKECGVNITFSVEEEPLGTAGPLKLAESVLTKNDEPIFVLNSDVICDYPFKDLAAFHKAHGAEATIVATKVDEPSKYGVIVHDRDIPNLIDRFVEKPVEFVGNRINAGIYIINPSVISLIEMRPTSIEKETFPLLVEKKQLYSYDLEGYWMDVGQPKDFLSGTCLYLSSLAKKERSALTPTSEPFINGGNVLIDPTAKVGKDCKIGPNVVIGPNCVIGDGVRIQRSVILKNSNIKDHAWVKSTIVGWNSTVGKWARLEGVTVLGEDVTVKDEIYVNGGKVLPHKSISANVDTPQIIM; translated from the coding sequence ATGAAAGCACTTATTCTAGTAGGAGGTTACGGTACTCGTCTGAGACCTTTGACCTTGTCTGTTCCCAAGCCACTCGTTGAGTTTGCCAACAAGCCCATGATTTTTCACCAAGTCAAGGCTCTCGCCGAAGCTGGTGTCACGGACATTGTTTTGGCCGTTAATTACAAGCCTGAGGTGATGGTCGGTGCTCTGAGAGAGTACGAGAAGGAGTGTGGGGTAAACATCACTTTCTCTGTCGAAGAGGAACCTTTGGGAACTGCTGGTCCTCTGAAGCTTGCTGAGAGTGTTCTGACCAAGAATGACGAACCTATTTTTGTTCTGAACTCGGACGTGATCTGTGATTACcctttcaaagatcttgCTGCTTTCCACAAGGCCCACGGTGCTGAAGCCACCATTGTGGCCACTAAGGTCGACGAACCATCCAAGTATGGTGTTATTGTTCATGACAGAGACATTCCAAACTTAATTGACCGATTCGTCGAGAAACCAGTTGAATTCGTCGGAAACAGAATTAATGCTGGTATCTACATCATCAACCCATCAGTCATCAGTTTGATCGAGATGAGACCCACCTCTATCGAGAAGGAGACCTTCCCTCTTTTGGTTGAGAAGAAGCAACTGTACTCTTACGATCTTGAAGGATACTGGATGGACGTTGGGCAGCCAAAGGATTTCCTGTCAGGAACCTGTCTTTATCTCTCATCCCTAGCTAAGAAGGAACGTAGTGCACTCACTCCCACTTCTGAGCCTTTCATCAACGGTGGAAACGTCTTAATCGACCCTACTGCCAAGGTTGGTAAGGACTGTAAGATAGGTCCTAATGTCGTGATTGGACCAAACTGTGTAATTGGAGACGGTGTCAGAATTCAGAGATCTGTTATTCTCAAGAACTCCAATATCAAAGACCACGCCTGGGTTAAGTCCACTATTGTCGGATGGAACTCTACTGTTGGTAAATGGGCTAGACTTGAGGGTGTTACTGTCTTGGGAGAAGATGTTACTGTCAAGGACGAGATCTACGTCAACGGTGGTAAAGTTCTTCCTCACAAGTCTATTAGCGCCAACGTTGACACTCCACAGATTATCATGTAA
- a CDS encoding Non-essential intracellular esterase that can function as an S-formylglutathione hydrolase yields MSSITTSIFKVTAEIQSFGGKLVKLQHKSDETKTDMDVNVYLPAQFFANGAKGKSLPVLLYLSGLTCTPNNASEKAFWQPYANKYGFAVVFPDTSPRGLNIEGEHDSYDFGSGAGFYVDATTEKWKDNYRMYSYVNSELLPKLQADFPILNFDNISITGHSMGGYGALQLFLRNPGKFKSVSAFSPISNPTKAPWGEKCFSGYLGQDKSTWTQYDPTELIGKYQGPSDSSILIHVGKSDSFYFKDHQLLPENFLKASENSVFKGKVDLNLVDGYDHSYYFISSFTDVHAAHHAKYLGLN; encoded by the coding sequence ATGTCATCAATTACTACTTCAATCTTCAAGGTAACAGCTGaaatccaaagttttggGGGAAAGCTAGTCAAACTTCAACACAAGTCCGATGAGACGAAGACTGACATGGATGTGAACGTCTACCTTCCAGCTCAATTCTTTGCCAATGGAGCCAAGGGAAAATCATTACCAGTTCTACTTTATTTGAGTGGTCTGACTTGCACTCCCAACAATGCCTCAGAGAAGGCATTTTGGCAACCATATGCAAATAAGTACGGTTTTGCTGTGGTTTTCCCGGATACTTCACCCAGAGGGCTCAACATCGAAGGAGAGCACGACTCTTATGATTTTGGATCCGGTGCCGGGTTCTACGTGGATGCCACTACTGAGAAATGGAAGGATAATTATAGAATGTACAGTTATGTTAACTCGGAATTGCTACCCAAATTGCAGGCTGACTTCCCAATTCTAAACTTTGACAATATTTCAATCACGGGCCACTCCATGGGAGGTTACGGAGCTTTACAGTTATTCTTGAGAAACCCGGGAAAATTCAAGTCGGTTTCCGCATTTTCTCCAATCTCCAACCCCACTAAAGCCCCATGGGGTGAGAAGTGCTTCTCTGGATACCTGGGACAGGACAAGTCCACTTGGACTCAGTACGACCCAACCGAATTGATTGGAAAATACCAAGGCCCCTCAGATTCCAGCATTTTGATTCACGTTGGAAAGAGTGATTCGTTCTACTTCAAGGACCACCAGCTGCTACCTGAGAACTTCTTGAAGGCTTCAGAGAACTCTGTGTTCAAGGGAAAAGTGGACTTGAACTTGGTAGATGGCTATGACCATTCTTACTACTTTATCTCTTCATTCACAGACGTTCATGCTGCTCACCATGCAAAGTATTTGGGGTTAAACTAG
- a CDS encoding Single-stranded DNA-binding protein essential for mitochondrial genome maintenance: MLPLIAKRSFHVTAAAKLAKMSIIGTIGTDLVPQETSNGKKFVKYSVAVNNKNKNGEQVTSWFNVAVFNDKQIDYMTKYLGKGVKVYVEADATNTPYEKEGIKTYSFMLFQNNIEALKYPKSQDESS; encoded by the coding sequence ATGCTTCCTCTCATCGCCAAACGTTCATTCCACGTCACAGCCGCTGCCAAGCTGGCTAAAATGAGTATAATTGGAACCATCGGTACCGACTTAGTTCCCCAGGAAACCtcaaatggaaaaaaatttgtAAAGTACTCAGTTGCTGTTAACAACAAGAATAAGAATGGAGAACAGGTAACCTCCTGGTTCAACGTTGCTGTGTTCAACGACAAGCAAATTGACTACATGACCAAATACTTGGGAAAAGGTGTCAAGGTCTACGTTGAAGCTGACGCTACCAACACCCCATACgaaaaagaaggaatcAAGACTTACTCGTTTATGTTATTCCAGAATAACATCGAAGCTCTGAAGTACCCAAAGAGCCAAGATGAGTCCTCGTAA
- a CDS encoding Aspartic protease, attached to the plasma membrane via a glycosylphosphatidylinositol (GPI) anchor encodes MLVAVALVLLLSTGYAGIVAIDTEYEFTIGFLSTIEIGFPPQSITAQWDTGSSDLLVNSVTNSQCAQDGCSFGAFAFNKSTTYSNITNPNNLHVQFSFASGSVVDDKLVSDTIFVDSKVIPRFNFALVSKGDLYGDNIFGIGPRGNQGTFDSNGTPAFYDSFPYHLKALGLIKRLAYSFYTGPTQGKVVFGGVDHGKYDGCLEKLEIVHDSAFYTLLEAIDADDTSVLDEQIHVLFDTGTALTLFPSFIAEQLADFLKATYSDEYNTFVVPCDQDFDFEYLHFGFRNIKLSVRFKDLFLVIDDSVCAVGFDQGADANKITFGSSLLRNYYTLYDLDSKEILIADVKPDGPDDIEILSGPVQRICDEKGVSSTSLWSSLSIESTIEPDTFTTKPSISQTRYSTSSIGPQNISNSLGEYPSVSVTLSEHHNTTSIASNSSLEGKPATPTVTDQSYQNNKTTSTVIAVNLITHSTTHSTTHSPTYSTTHSSNGSRSTLEYTSTKESSVKMPCALIISDTIPYNASGGNSSYGSLISTSTVNNVEENNSNTVRPRKRQTFVSGTTSTILLYSSTTTQAYQMLSSTSIPRPSIKASSNAGSRKTSKTLLTFIILYIF; translated from the coding sequence aTGTTAGTTGCTGTTGCCCTAGTGTTGTTACTGTCTACAGGCTATGCTGGAATCGTCGCCATTGATACCGAATATGAGTTCACCATTGGTTTTCTTAGTACGATAGAAATAGGGTTTCCCCCACAAAGCATAACGGCTCAATGGGATACAGGATCGTCTGACCTCTTGGTCAATTCCGTGACAAATTCACAGTGTGCTCAGGACGGATGTAGCTTTGGTGCGTTCGccttcaacaaatccaCCACTTATTCCAATATAACAAACCCTAACAACCTTCATGTTCAGTTCTCCTTTGCAAGCGGCAGCGTGGTTGATGACAAACTTGTGAGTGACACTATTTTTGTAGATTCCAAGGTAATCCCACGGTTCAACTTTGCACTGGTATCGAAGGGAGACCTGTATGGTGATAATATTTTTGGTATTGGACCGAGAGGGAACCAGGGAACATTCGATTCCAATGGAACTCCAGCTTTCTATGATAGCTTTCCTTATCACTTGAAGGCCCTCGGTTTAATCAAACGACTGGCTTACTCATTTTACACTGGGCCCACCCAGGGAAAGGTAGTATTTGGAGGGGTGGATCATGGAAAGTACGATGGGTGCCTGGAGAAACTCGAGATTGTCCATGACAGTGCTTTTTACACACTGCTTGAGGCAATTGATGCTGATGATACTTCCGTCTTGGATGAGCAAATTCATGTTTTGTTTGATACTGGTACCGCCTTGACACTTTTTCCCAGCTTTATTGCTGAACAACTGGCtgattttttgaaagctaCATATTCGGACGAATACAATACGTTTGTAGTTCCCTGCGAccaagattttgattttgaataCCTTCATTTTGGTTTTCGAAACATTAAGTTGTCGGTGCGCTTTAAGGATCTGTTTTTAGTCATTGACGATAGTGTTTGTGCTGTGGGGTTTGATCAAGGGGCAGATGCAAACAAGATAACCTTTGGGTCTTCACTTTTAAGAAACTACTACACGCTTTATGATCtagattccaaagaaattttgATTGCTGACGTCAAGCCTGATGGTCCAGACGATATTGAAATATTATCGGGTCCAGTTCAACGAATTTGTGATGAAAAGGGTGTCAGTAGCACTTCATTATGGAGTAGTCTGAGTATAGAGTCCACGATAGAACCAGACACTTTTACCACTAAGCCTTCTATTTCCCAGACACGGTATTCGACTAGCTCCATTGGACCTCAAAACATTTCTAACTCTTTAGGTGAATATCCTTCAGTTTCCGTCACTCTTTCTGAACACCATAACACTACTTCCATAGCCTCAAATTCCTCATTAGAAGGGAAACCAGCAACTCCAACTGTTACAGACCAGTCGTACCAGAATAATAAGACTACCTCTACCGTAATTGCTGTGAATTTGATTACCCATTCAACCACTCATTCAACCACTCATTCACCCACCTATTCAACCACTCATTCTAGTAATGGATCACGCTCAACTTTAGAGTACACTTCAACCAAGGAATCCTCGGTGAAAATGCCCTGTGCGTTGATCATCTCCGACACAATTCCGTACAATGCTTCCGGTGGGAATAGTAGTTATGGATCGTTAATTTCAACATCTACGGTTAACAATGTTGAAGAGAATAATTCAAACACTGTTagaccaagaaaaagacagaCCTTCGTTTCGGGAACCACTTCCACGATACTACTCTATTCCTCAACTACGACCCAAGCATATCAGATGTTGTCCTCAACTTCAATCCCCCGACCATCCATAAAAGCCAGTTCAAATGCTGGTAGCCgcaaaacttcaaagacaTTATTAACATTTATCATATTGTATATTTTTTAG